From Chloracidobacterium thermophilum B:
TTCCCTCAGACAAGCAGGCGTATGTTGGTGACTGGAGCGGCTCCGAGGCAACGCTTTCCATCAAGCCCGACGGCAAAGTGTTCTGGGAACGGCGGACGGGTTCCAGTTCGTCTAAAATCGAAAATGTCCCGATTCGGCGGTTCATCGGGGATGACTTTGAAGTTGGCGTAGGGCCTTTCACCACCCGGTTTGCGGTGCAGAGTCCTCCAAAACTCACAGCCGGACGCTGGACGATGACAGTTGAAGGGATACAACTGACACGCGCTGGCTCATCCTCTGGGATGCTCTCCGGGACGCCTTCCGGCGGCGACCGCTCAGACGACAACCGCTCGGGCGACAACCGTTCCGACAGTGGCACCGGCGATGACACTCTGCTGGATGGCGGGAAACAACTCCGTGACCTCAAGATGGCACGCCCGCTTGGCGATGACGACCTGGAGTTTACGTCGTCCTTCACCACACGCGACACCAGGCTGACCTGCGTTGTGTATCCCCGGAAGCTGGAGATTGGGGAAACTTATGGCTCACGCTGGTATGCGGAGCGCGTACCCCAGTTGCCTCCCGACAAGCTCATTGGCGAAGTCAAATCTCCAACGATTACCCCGGAAAACAGCCGGTTGACTTGGATTCAGCTTTCCCTGATTTCAGGTAGCGGCTTCCCGCCGGGTGTGTACCGGGTGGAAGTTGTGAAGGATGGGGCGGTCATCGGCACAATCCGTTTTACGGTTGAGTAAGCCCCTGCGGATGGAGGTCTGAGATGGAAGTTGACACGAGAAAGGCCGTCCGGACGGCGTTCCGGGCGGTGTTTCCGGTTTCTCTGGGATACCTGCTGTGCCTCCTGGTGGCCGGGGTGGGGATGAGCGTGCCGGTCCGGGCCGGGCTGCCACCGCTCATTGACCGCCAGCTCATCTTCGGCAACCCCGACCTGGCCGGGGCCCAGTTGTCGCCCGATGGGAAATACATGGCGTTTCTCAAGCCCTACCGGGAAACGCTCAACATCTGGGTCAAGCGGACAGACGAACCCTTTACGCAGGCGCGGCCGCTGACGGATTCCACAACCCGCCCACTCCGTAACTTTTTCTGGACGCGCAATGGGCGGTTCATCCTGTACGTGCAGGATCAGGGCGGCGATGAAAATTTCAACCTCTATGCCGTCGATCCAACGGCGGCTCCGGCGGCTGGACGCGACGTGCCGCCCGCACGCGACCTGACCGGCCTCAAGGGCGTGCGCGTGCAAATCTACGCCGTGCCCAGAGACGCCCCGGATGTCGTGTGCCTGGGGATCAACGACCGTGACCCGGCCTGGCACGATGTCTATCAGCTCAGACTTTCGACCGGTGAGCGGACGCTCCTGCGCGAAAACCGGGAGCAAATCTCAGGGTGGTTTTTCGACGAGGCCGGGCAGTTGCGGCTGGCCATACGGGTGGCACCCAACGGGGATACCGAAGTGCTGCGCGTGGATGCTGACCGCCTGGTGAAGGTCTATGACTGTAACGTTTTTGAGTCCGCCAGTCCCGTTCGGATGCACGCCGATGGGCAGCGGGTCTATATGGTCACCAACCGGGGCAGCCAGGTTGATCTCAGCCGGCTGGTGCTGTTTGACCCCCGGACGGGCAGGGAAGAGTTGGTGGAAAGCGATCCGCTCGGACGAGTGGATTTTGGTAGCGCCTCATTTTCAGAGGTGACAAATGACCTGGTGGCCACCAGCTACGTTGACGAACGGGTACGCACCTACTGGCGTGACAAGGGCTATGCCCGCGACCACCAGTGGCTTCAGAAACGTCTGCCGGGGAAAGATATTGCGTTTGCTTCCGGCACCCGCGACGAGCAACTGTGGGTGGTTGTGGCCACGAGCGATACCGAACCGGGCGAAACCTATCTGTTCGACCGGCGCACCAGGCGGCTGACGCTTCAGTACCGGCTCTATGACAAGCTGGACCGGCAACACCTGGCGCCGATGAAAGCCATCCGGTATCCCTCCTCGGACGGCCTGGAGATTCCAGCCTACCTGACGCTGCCCAAAGGGGTGCCAGCCAGGAACCTGCCGCTGGTTGTCCTGCCACACGGCGGCCCGTGGGCGCGGGACGTGTGGGGGTATCAGCGGCAGGTGCAGTTTCTGGCCAACCGGGGCTATGCCGTGCTCCAGCCCAACTTTCGGGGTTCGACCGGTTACGGAAAAAAGTTTCTCAATGCCGGCAATGGGCAGTGGGGCGATCTGATGCAGGATGACCTCACGTGGGGTGTCAAGTATCTCGTGGCACAGGGCATTGCCGACCCCAAGCGCATCGGCATCATGGGCGGCAGCTACGGCGGCTACGCCACGCTGGCCGGGGTGGCCTTTACGCCCAAACTCTACGCGGCGGCTGTGGCGATTGTCGCGCCGTCCAATCTCATCACCCTGCTGGAAACCATCCCGCCCTACTGGGAAGCCGCCCGCCGGCTGTTCCACACGCGGATGGGCGATCCCAGCCGGCCGGAAGACCGCGCCCGTATGGAACGGCAGTCGCCGCTCAACGCGGCCGACCGCATTGAGACGCCGCTGATGATCGTCCAGGGGGCCAATGACCCACGGGTGAAAAAATCCGAGGCGGACCAGATCGTAGTCGCTCTGCGGGACCGGGGCTTTCCGGTTGAGTATCTCTGCGCGCCGGATGAAGGTCACGGCTTTGCCCGCCCGGTCAACAACCTGGCGCTCTATGCCGCAACCGAACGGTTTCTGGCGGCCTATCTCAAGGGACGTTTCCAGGAGACAATGCCGGAGGAGGTTGCCGCGCGCCTGAAAGACATCACCGTGGATGTCAAGACCGTAACCCGTCCGGCACGGGGAACCCCGGCAGGGGTGGGGTTGACCCGGCCGGAAAGTGATTTGCAGGCCGGCGTCCTGCGCTATCGCGGAACGATTGAAGTGCCGGGGCAGAGCATTCCCGCCACGGTGGAAACCACAGTTGTGGAAGCTGATGGTCTGTGGGAAGTCCGTGAGGAAACCCGGCTTCCCGTGGGAACGGTCGTGGAGACGACGAAGCTTGAAAAATCCTCCCTGGTGGTACGCGCGCGGCAGGTCAGTCAGGGGCCGCTCACGGTGGATGTGGCGTTCCGGGCTGGCAAAGCAGACGGTTCGGTACAGCTCAACGGCACGCCCCGTCCGCTGGCGGCTGATTTGGGGGGCGAACTGCTGGCCGACGGTGCCGGGCGCTATCTTGTCATCGGGCGCCTGCCGCTGGCGGTTGGCTATACGGCCACGCTGCGCAACTTCAACGTCCAGAACGGCCGCCCGACGCTCGTTCAGCTTCGGGTGGTCGGCATGGAGGAAGCGCAGGTGGCCTCCGGGACGTTCAACACCTACCGCGTGGAACTTACCGATGAAGGCGGCACCCAAACCGTCGTTTGGGTGGATGCGACCACCCGGCTGCCGGTCAGGCTCTCGGTCAAGGGGGCCAGTCTGGGCGGCGCAGCAATTTCTCTCGAACTGGTCGAGTCCCGGTTTTAGGTCTGGACCGTCATGTAAAGACGGCTTCGCCGCTGTCGCCGGTTCCAGCCAGCTCCGGTGCAGCAAGCGAGGTCTGGCCAACTTTGCTGGCCCAGCAGGGAAGGGTCACGGTGAAGGTGCTGCCGACCCCGACCTGGCTTTTGACCGTCACATTGCCGTTGTGGGCCGCGACAATCCGTTTGACGATGGCCAAGCCCAGCCCGAACCCGACCTGCCGCTTACCCTGGCTGCCTTGGTGGTAGGGATCAAAAAGAAACGGCAGTTCGGCAGCCGGGATGCCCTTGCCCGTGTCGGTAATGGACACTTCGACAAAGGACAAACCGGCTTCGACGCCTTCGCCGACAACTTCCCGTGCCGTTACGGTAATCCTGCCGTCGGGCGGGGTGAACTTGGCCGCGTTGGTCAGCAGGTTCATAAACACCCGCTCCAGCTTGCGGCTGTCGCCAGCGACGGCAGGCAGGTTGGGAGGCAGATCGCGGACAAACGTCAGCGGGTGTGGCGCACCGAGACGGGCATTCTCAATGCACTGCTGGAGTAACGGCGCCAAATCAAGTAACTGGAGATCAAGGCTGAGCGATTGAGATTCTGCGCGGGCAAGTTCCAGCAGGTCGGTGATGAGGTCGAGCGTCCGCTGGACGTTGCCCTGGGAAGCGCGTACGAGTTCAAGCAGGTCCGGGTCATGGCCGGGCAGAACTTCTTCGATGAGTTCGAGCGTCCCCTTGACGGCTGCCAGCGGAGAACGCAGGTCATGGACAAGCATGGCCGTGAACTCGGACTTGATGCGATCAAGTTCCATGAGACGCGCATTGGCAGCTTCGGCTTCGGCCCGGCGCTGTTCGGCCTCCCGCCGTGCCTCTTCACGCGCCAGAAGTGCCTGGTTGAGTTCTTCGTTGGCCTGCTTGAGCTGTCGGTTGAAGGCTTCTGAAAGCGACACTTCAACCGTCCGCCGTTCGGCTTCGGCCTGCGCCGCTTCCTTTTCCTGCTGAAGCTGGGCCACGCGGGCAACCAGCCCTACGGACAGGAACAGTCCCTGAACGACCGTGCCAAGGTGCAGCACCGACGGCCAGGCAATGGCGGGCGAAAGCACCCCGACGGTTCGCAATGTGTTGAGCAGAACGGCCAGCACCACCGCCGACCACGCCAGCAGGAAATACAGCGCCGGCCGGTAGCCCTGGCGCAGCGGCCCAATGGAAGAAAACAGTCCCGGCAGCGCCCCCAGTGCCATAAGATAAGTTGAAATCCTGGCTACGGTCTGTGTCGGAGCAATGGCGGCAATGGCGGCCATGCTGAAAAACACCCCTGCCAACACACTCAGTCCACGGTTACAGAAGTTTTGCAGGCAAAGGTACTTGCGGGTAAAGAGGGCAGCCATGCCGCAGGCCGCGTTGCCAAAAACAAGCCGCAGCCGCAGTCCTTCCACAAGCAGGCCGCCAAAGAACCACTCCTGAAGCTGAGTGGCAAAGCCATCCGCGCAAGCCTGAAACAGGCCGATGCAGGTGACATAGCCGGCAAAGAAAATGTTGGTCTGATCGTGGGCACCAAAAAAGAATGCCGCGTTATAAATGAGAAGGATAAGGAGAAAGCCGTAGTAAGCTCCCAGGAAAAAGGTATGGACACGGTCCTTGCGGCCGTGTTCGAGTGGCTTCCAGAGAGCAGCCGAAAAGGTCAATGCCCCCTTGGTTTCGACGCGCAGGTAGATGGTCTGTTCGGCGTGGGCCGGCAGGGAGATGGGGAACACCGGCAGGCGGTGGCGAACGGCCCGGATTGAAAAGGGCAGATCGTCTCCAGCAGCAAGGTAGAGAAAACCTTCGGTGTCAGTGCGGGGCAGGTAGGCTTCGACGCGGCCCAGATAGGGTTGTTCGACCTCAATGACCCGCTCCACCGGATACGCCAGATCGTTTCGCAGGCGCAGGCGGAACCAGTAGGCCGAGGACGTATAGCCCAGGTTGAGGTAGTCGGTAGCTACCGGAGTGAAGGGAAGCGGTTGGCGGGCCACCTGCTCGATGGTGAGTTGCCGGGTGGGGTCTTCCAGTTGATCGAGTTGGGCCGTAAGCGGTTGACTGTCCAGACGGTCGCTGATCACAACCGGGTTGGCCGGCGCTGTATGTCCGGCTGCCAGTAACAGGGCCAGTACCAGAAGCAACCTTCTCCAGGGTGGAGGCCGATGGGTGTGTAGTTTCCCGGATAGCATAAAACGTCTTTTGCAATGGTTGGGCTGAATGGATGGCCCGAAGTGTAGCCAGCGCGGCATCGCTTTTCCAATTTGGTATGCCCCTGCTGTCAGAAACGCCCTGCCCGAAATAAGAGGACGCACGGATGTTGAAACTTGAGGAACTGACCCCCGGTGCAAGTGTCCGGGGTATCCTGCCCCATTCGGCGGTCACGGTCGTCAGCGTGCAGTGGCACGGCTCGGAGGCGCTGACGCTGGTGTACCGCGATGCGAGTGGTCAGGTGGCCGACGAGCTTCTCTTTCGCCAGGATGAGGAGCGCCTTGAGATTGTCGCGCTGGGCCGCCCGTGGAGCTTTGACGGTAACGGCGCGGCTTTCCGTCTGGTCGCGGAGGCGCACCGCATCCGCCTCGCCTACCTCTTCGATCCGCTTCTGGCCGTGCATACCTCGCTGGTGGAGCCACTGCCGCACCAGATCACGGCGGTTTACGAAGCCATGCTCCCGCGTCAGCCGTTGCGCTTTCTGCTGGCCGACGACCCCGGAGCCGGCAAAACCATCATGGCAGGCCTGCTTATCCGGGAGCTGATGGTCCGGGGCGATCTGGAACGCTGCCTGATTGTCTGCCCCGGAAACCTGGTTGAGCAGTGGCAGGATGAACTGACCCGGCGCTTTCACCTGCCGTTCGAGATACTGACGAACGACAAACTGGAAGCCGCCCGCACCGGCAACTGGTTTCTTGAACAGAACCTGGTCATTGCCCGGCTGGACAAGCTCGCGCGCGACGAACAGGCGCAGCAAAAGCTGGCCGCCCCCGCGAACCGCTACGACCTCGTGGTGGTGGACGAAGCCCATAAGCTCGCCGCCAGCTTCTTCGGGGGCGAGGTCAAGTACACCAAACGCTACCGCCTTGGCCAGTTGCTCTCCGGCCTGACGCGGCATTTTCTCCTGCTGACCGCCACGCCCCACAACGGTAAGGAAGAGGACTTTCAACTCTTCCTGGCGCTCCTGGACGAAGATCGCTTCGAGGGACGCTTCCGCGATGGCGTCCACCAGGTGGACACCAGCGACCTGATGCGGCGGATGGTGAAGGAAAACCTGCTCACCTTCGACGGTACGCCGCTGTTCCCGGAGCGCATCGCCCACACCGTTCCCTACCGGCTCTCGGAGTCCGAGGCCGCCCTGTACCGGGAGGTGACGGAGTATGTGCGGGAGGAGTGGGGCCGCGCCGAAGCGCTCCGGGATGACCGCCGGGCGGGCACGGTGGGCTTTGCGCTGACCATCCTCCAGCGCCGCCTGGCCTCATCCCCGGAGGCCATCTACCAATCGCTGCGCCGGCGACGTGAGCGGTTGGAAAAACGGCTGCGCGAGCTGGAACTGTTGCGTCGCGGTGGTGCGGTAGCCGTAAACGATGGTGCTGTCTTCGACGCCGAAAAGCTCGAAGACCTGGAGGACGCGCCGGAGAGCGAGATTGAAGCTGCCGAGGACGAGATTCTCGATCAGGCTACGGCCGCCAGCACGATGGACGAACTCCGGCGGGAAATCCAGGCGCTCGGACGGCTGGAAGCTCTTGCGGCTCAGGTGCGAAGAAGCGGCGCGGATACCAAGTGGCGGCAACTGTCCGAACTGCTGGACGAAATCTTCACCACGCCCTCCCCGGAAGCCGCCCTCCCGAAAGCCGGGAAATACGTTCCTCCGGCGGTGTCCTCGCCACGCCAGAAGCTGGTGGTGTTTACCGAACACCGGGATACGCTGGGCTACCTGCAGCGCCGAATCGGCGACCGCTTCGGGCGCCCGGAAGCGGTGGCGATCATTCACGGCGGCATGGGACGTGAGGAACGGCGTCAGGCGCAGGAGCGCTTTCTTCATGACCCGGAGGTGCGGGTGCTGCTGGCCACCGATGCCGCTGGCGAGGGGATCAATCTGCAACGGGCGCACCTGATGGTCAATTACGACCTGCCCTGGAATCCCAACCGCCTGGAGCAACGGTTCGGCCGCATCCACCGCATCGGCCAGACCGAGGTCTGCCATCTGTGGAACCTGGTTGCGGCCGAAACCCGTGAGGGGGATGTGTACCGGCGGCTGCTGGAAAAGCTCGAAGAAGCGCGGCAGGCCCTGGGCGGGCAGGTGTTTGATGTGCTGGGCAGGCTGCACTTCGAGGGCCACTCCCTACGGGAGTTGATGATTGAAGCCGTCCGCTACGGCGACCAGCCCGAAGTCCGGGCGCGCCTGACCCGGGCCATTGAACACGCTGTGAATCGTGACCATCTGCAGGACCTGCTCGAAGAGCGGGCGCTGGCCCACGACACCATGGACATCAGCCGTGTGACCCGCGTGCGGGAGGACATGGCGCGGGCTGAGGCACGCCGCCTGCAACCACACTACGTCGAGTCATTTTTTCTGGAGGCTTTCCGGCGTCTGGGCGGAAGCCTCCGCGAGCGCGAGCCGCGCCGCTACGAGATTACTCACGTACCGGCACTGCTGCGCCGACGCCATCGCCAGCCGGGCGCTGGCGACCCGGTGCTGGAGCGCTACGAGCGGGTGGTTTTCGAGAAGCACCTGATGGCCCCGGCGGGCCAGCCGCTCGCCTCCTTTGTCTGTCCGGGACATCCCCTGCTGGAAGCCGTACTCGCTCTCACCCTTGAACGACACGGCGACCTTCTGAAACGCGGCGCGGTGCTGGTGGATGACCGTGACCCATCCACGAGTCCACGGGTGCTTTTTTTCCTGGAGCACGCCATTCAGGATGCCAGCCGGTTGTCTTCGGGAGCGCGGCAGACGCTCTCGCGCCGGCTGCTCTACGTTGAACTGGACGCCGAAGGCCGCGCCCGCCATCTGCACTACGCGCCCTATCTGGACTATCGTCCTCTGCGCGACGACGAGCCGGATGCGCTGACCATCCTCAAGCAGCCCCAGTGCGCGTGGATTACCGGTGATCTTGAGCAACACGCCCAGAGCCACGCCATCGCCACGCTCGTTCCCGAACATGTGCGTGAAGTCCGCGAGCGACGCCTGGCCCAGATCGAAAAAATCCGCACGGCGGTCAAAGATCGCCTCACCAAGGAAATCGCCTACTGGGACCGCCGGGCCGAGGAGCTGAAGCTAATGGAGCAGTCCGGTAAGCCGGGGTCCCGGCTCAACTCGCAGGAAGCCCGCCGCCGGGCCGACGAACTTCAGTCCCGCCTTGAGCGGCGCCTGTCCGAACTGGAGAACGAGTCCCGGATTTCAGCCCTGCCGCCGGTGGTGCTGGGTGGGGCGGTGATCATTCCGGCCGGGCTGCTCGCCCACGTGACCGGCAAGCCAGCGACAGTGACAGACACCCCGGCTGACACGCAGGCCGTGGCCGCCCGCGCCCGCGCCATCGTGATGGACGTTGAGCGGCAGCTTGGTTTTGAACCGACCGACCGGGAGTTCGAGCGGCTGGGCTACGACATCGAGAGCCGCGACCCGAAAACCGGCCGGCTGCGCTTCCTGGAGGTCAAGGGCCGGGTCAGTGGAGCCGCCACAATCACCGTCACCAGAAATGAGATTCTCACCTCGCTCAACAAGCCCGATGACTTTATTCTGGCCCTGGTGGAGTTTCTGGAAGACGGCAGGCACCGGGTGAGCTACCTGCGGCGTCCGTTCCAGCGCGAGCCCGACTTTGGCGTTACCAGCGTGAACTACGACTTTGCTGTCCTCCTAGCCAGGGCCGAGGAGCCAAGATGAGAAAGAAGCTGATCGAAGTTGCACTCCCGCTCGAGGCCATCAACGCCGCCAGCGCTCGTGAGAAGTCCATTCGCCACGGCCACCCCAGCACCCTGCACCTGTGGTGGGCGCGCCGTCCGCTGGCTGCGGCCCGGGCCGTCATCTTTGCCCAGATGGTGGATGATCCCGCCAGTGTGCCGGAGGAATTTCCCACCCCGGAAGCACAGGAGAGGGAACGCCAGCGCCTCTTTCGCCTGCTTGAGCAGCTTGTACAGTGGGAAAACACCACCAACGAGGAAGTGCTCGAAAGCGCCCGGCGCGAAATCCGCCGGAGTTGGGCGCGGCACTGCCTTGGCGCAGCGGCATCACGCCTTTCAGACGACGAGATTGTTGAGGCGATCAATGCGGGCAGGATGCCCGCGCTCCCAGGTTTTCACGATCCCTTTGCCGGCGGGGGTGCGCTGCCGCTGGAGGCGCAGCGGCTGGGGCTGGAAGCCTGGGCCAGCGACCTCAACCCCGTGGCCGTGCTGATCAACAAGGCCATGATCGAGATTCCGCCCCGGTTTGCGGGCCAGCCGCCGGTGAACCCCGAGGCGCGCCAGGACAAGCAACTCTTCGCCCGCGAGTGGAAGGGCGCGCAGGGTCTGGCCGAGGACGTGCGCTACTACGGCCAGTGGATGCGCGCTGAGGCGGAAAAACGCATCGGACACCTGTACCCGAAGGTGGAAGTGACCGCGGAGATGGCCGCGGACCGCCCCGACCTCCAACCGCTCGTGGGCCAAAAGCTCACCGTGATTGCCTGGTTGTGGGCGCGGACGGTCAAAAGCCCCAATCCGGCTTTTGCGGATGTGGATGTGCCGCTGGTTTCCACCTTCATCCTCTCCAGCAAGGCGGGCAAGGAGGCGTACGTCGAGCCAATTATCCTGGCGTCCCGCCCGCGACTTGTGGCGGGCGAGACGCCCGCCCTCCCAGGGTATTACTTCACGGTCAAGGTGGGTAAGCCGCCGGAAAAAGCCAGGAATGGCACCAAGATGGGCGGAAGCGGCAGCTCTTTCCTGTGCCTGCTTTCTGGTACCCCAATCGGATTTGATTACGCACGTGCCGAAGCCATGCAGGGGCGTATGGGAGCGCGATTGATGGCCATCGTCGCGGAAGGACCGAACGGGCGCGTTTATCTGCCGCCTACCGAAGAACACGAAGCCATTGCACGCTCAGCGCAACCGACGTGGAAACCTGAGACGCCATTACCTGAAAAGGCCCTTGGGTTTCGTGTTCAGCTCTATGGCATGAAAACCTATGGCGACCTCTTCACCCCCCGCCAGCTTGTGGCGCTGACGACGTTTTCCGATCTGGTGGCCGAAGCGATGGAAAAGTGCCGCGAGGACTACCTGGGAGCGCGGGCGTCCCGCCCGCAAACCATCTGGCACTCCCGCGGCCGTCTCCCTCACTTCGAGGCCGGCGAGGTGCCCCAGCACATCACCTTTCGCCTCCACGACAGCCTGCCGCGCGAGCTGCTTGCCCGCTGGCAGGACGAGCTGGCGCGCCTGCCCGAAGATGAGCAGGCACTTGAACGCCGCAAGCGCATTGAAGCCGCGCTCGACGCCGGGCACGGCGCCTGCTGGCTGCGCGATCCGCACATTGCGGAGCTGGTGGAGCAGTCCCTTCTTCACTTTGACGGCGAGCGCTACGCGCTGCACGCCTGGTGCGTGATGCCCAACCACGTCCACGTACTGGTGACGCCGCTCCACGGCAACAGCCTGTCGTCCATCCTGCACGGGTGGAAATCGTTTACGGCCAGGGAGGCCAACCGGCGGCTGGGGCGCGAGGGGCCGTTTTGGATGGAGGAATACTTTGATCGCGCCATACGCGACGAAAACCACTTCCGGCGTGTGGTGGAGTACATCGGGAACAACCCCGTCAAGGCTGGATTGTGCCCGGAGCCTTCGGCGTGGCGGTGGAGCAGCGCCTGGGAGGGCGGGCGTCCCGCCCGCCATGACTCGCGGGCGGGACGCCCGCGCTCCCAGGATGCGATCCCCTTGCGCGACGGCGGCACCGGCGCCCAGGCCTACGCCGAGGCCTACGCCGAGGCCGTGGGGGTGTATTTGGCGATAGGGATCAGCAGACTCGCGAACCGATTGGCCACGATATGTATCTGGAACCAAGTCGGTGAAAAGATCGAGCAGGTCTTCGCACGGCAAGCAATACCTATGACTTGGGACTTCGCGGAAGCAAACGTCTTCTCGGATAGCACGGGCAGTTGGGCGGGCTCACTGGAGTGGGTGCCAACCGCGTTAGAGGCGTTTCCCCCAAAGGGAATTGGTCAAGTTGGCCAGGCTGATGCCAGTAACCAAGTGATTAGTGCGGGCAAGATTGTTTCAACGGATCCACCCTACTACGACAACATCGGCTACGCCGACCTCTCCGACTTTTTCTACGTCTGGCTGCGCCGCACGCTCAAGCCCGTCTTTCCCGACCTCTTCGCCACGCTCAGCACGCCCAAGGCCGAGGAACTGGTCGCCACGCCCTACCGCCACGGCAGCAAGGAAAAGGCCGAGCGGTTTTTCCTTGAGGGCATGACGCAGGCGATGCGCCGCCTCGCTGAACAGGCGCACCCGGCCTTTCCGGTCACGATCTACTACGCCTTCAAGCAGGCCGAAACCCTGGGAGCGCGGGCGTCCCGCCCGCGTTTTGTGGCGGGCGGGACGCCCGCCCTCCCAGGGGTGGCCAGCACCGGCTGGGAGACCTTTCTCGACGCCGTGATCCGCGCCGGCTTTGCCATCACCGGCACCTGGCCAATGCGCACGGAACGGCAGGGACGGATGATCGGCAATGACACCAATGCCCTTGCTTCCAGCATCGTCCTCGTCTGCCGCCCGCGCCCGAAACATGCTCCCACGGCCACGCGCCGCGAGTTCGTCTCCGCACTCAAAGCTGAACTGCCGCCCGCGCTGGCCGAGCTGCAGAAGGCCAACATCGCCCCGGTGGACCTGGCGCAGGCGGCCATCGGACCCGGCATGGCCGTCTATACCCGTTACGCGCAGGTGCTCGACGCCGAGGGGCAGCCCGTCTCCGTCCGCGAGGCGCTGGCGCTCATCAACCAGACCCTCGACGAGGTACTGACCGCGCAGGAAGGCGACTTCGATGCCGATACGCGCTGGGCGGTGGCGTGGTTTGAACAGTACGGCTTTGACGAGAGAGAGTTCGGGGAGGCCGAGACGCTCTCCAAAGCCAAAAACACCAGCGTGGACGGCATGGTTGAAGCCGGTATCCTTGCCTCGCGGCGCGGCAGGGTGCGGCTTCTGAAGCCCGAAGAACTGCCGGCCGACTGGGACCCGGCCACGGACCCGCGCCTGACCGACTGGGAGATCGTGCATCACCTGATCCGG
This genomic window contains:
- a CDS encoding REP-associated tyrosine transposase, with amino-acid sequence MRKKLIEVALPLEAINAASAREKSIRHGHPSTLHLWWARRPLAAARAVIFAQMVDDPASVPEEFPTPEAQERERQRLFRLLEQLVQWENTTNEEVLESARREIRRSWARHCLGAAASRLSDDEIVEAINAGRMPALPGFHDPFAGGGALPLEAQRLGLEAWASDLNPVAVLINKAMIEIPPRFAGQPPVNPEARQDKQLFAREWKGAQGLAEDVRYYGQWMRAEAEKRIGHLYPKVEVTAEMAADRPDLQPLVGQKLTVIAWLWARTVKSPNPAFADVDVPLVSTFILSSKAGKEAYVEPIILASRPRLVAGETPALPGYYFTVKVGKPPEKARNGTKMGGSGSSFLCLLSGTPIGFDYARAEAMQGRMGARLMAIVAEGPNGRVYLPPTEEHEAIARSAQPTWKPETPLPEKALGFRVQLYGMKTYGDLFTPRQLVALTTFSDLVAEAMEKCREDYLGARASRPQTIWHSRGRLPHFEAGEVPQHITFRLHDSLPRELLARWQDELARLPEDEQALERRKRIEAALDAGHGACWLRDPHIAELVEQSLLHFDGERYALHAWCVMPNHVHVLVTPLHGNSLSSILHGWKSFTAREANRRLGREGPFWMEEYFDRAIRDENHFRRVVEYIGNNPVKAGLCPEPSAWRWSSAWEGGRPARHDSRAGRPRSQDAIPLRDGGTGAQAYAEAYAEAVGVYLAIGISRLANRLATICIWNQVGEKIEQVFARQAIPMTWDFAEANVFSDSTGSWAGSLEWVPTALEAFPPKGIGQVGQADASNQVISAGKIVSTDPPYYDNIGYADLSDFFYVWLRRTLKPVFPDLFATLSTPKAEELVATPYRHGSKEKAERFFLEGMTQAMRRLAEQAHPAFPVTIYYAFKQAETLGARASRPRFVAGGTPALPGVASTGWETFLDAVIRAGFAITGTWPMRTERQGRMIGNDTNALASSIVLVCRPRPKHAPTATRREFVSALKAELPPALAELQKANIAPVDLAQAAIGPGMAVYTRYAQVLDAEGQPVSVREALALINQTLDEVLTAQEGDFDADTRWAVAWFEQYGFDEREFGEAETLSKAKNTSVDGMVEAGILASRRGRVRLLKPEELPADWDPATDPRLTDWEIVHHLIRVLEREGEPGAAGLVARLGARAEIARELAYRLYTVCERRKRAAEGLSYNALVQSWPEIARLAAESRTTRPAQETLFEHTEA